CCGCGGACTGGACGCGCTTGATCCGGGCGCTCGACGACGAGGCCTTCCGCTTGGCCGGCGGCGGCGGGGGCGGGGGGGGCGGCGGCGGCGGCGCCAGGAACGCGCTGTAGACCTCGACCGTGGGCAGTTCGCCGGTCGAGAGGAGTGGAACAACGATGGCCGTCACGATGAGGACGACGTGGAGGATCAGGGCGACGGGGAAAACGAGGGCTTTCCGCTTCGTGCCCTTCTCGCCCACGAAGAACGAGTCCCTGAAGAGCGCGGGGACGGGGGCCGCTGCTCCTGAGGGCTTTTTCGCTTCCGTCATGATGTTACCTCATGCTCGGGATATTACAGAAACTCACGCCACTAGTATAAAAGAAAAGTGACCCTTTGACAAGGGAATTTTATCGTCTCCTCGCATTTTTCGACCCGAACCAGCTCTGCCAGAAGAGCACGACCGGGCACGACATGTAGACCGTCGAGTAAACGCCCTCGATCGTGCCGATGAGCATCAGGAAGGCGAAGTCGTTGATGACCTCGCCGCCGAAAAGAAAGAGCGCCATGACGGTCAGGAAGACCGTGCCCGAGGTGATGATCGTCCGGCCCAGGCACTGGTTGATCGAGATGTTCATGACGTCTTCCAGGGGCTTGCCGCGCATCAGCTTCTGGTTCTCGCGGACCCGGTCGAAGATGACGATGGTGTCGTTTATGGAGAAACCGACGATGGTCAGGATGCCGGCGATGATCGGCAGGTTGATCTCGCGGCTGGTGAACGAATAGATGCTCATCGTGATCAGGACGTCCTGGGCCAGGGTGAAAATGGCCGCGACGCCGTTGGCGACCTTGAAGCGCAGGGCGATGTAGACGAGCATGCCCATGAGCGACCAGATCGTCGCCAGGACGGCCTTGCGCCGCAGGTCGGACCCGGCCTGGGGGCCGACTGTCTCGCGGCTGAGGGTGGTCATTTTGCCGAGGTAGGTCTTGTCCTGGATATACGACCGGACCTCCGGCTTGAGCCCGAGGCCGTCGAGCTCCCGGAAATCGGCCACGATGCCGGCCGTGTTGCGCTGGGCTATTATCGCCCGGGCCGCCTCCGGGCCGGAGCCGGGGAAGGCGCTCTCGAGGAGCGCGGTCAGCGATCTTTCGTCGATGCCGTTGAGGTCGACGAGACCGCGGGCCCGCTCGGCCGTGCCGTCGTCGCCCTTGAGAGCGGCGATGATCTTGTCGGCCAGGGCCTCGTGGGCCTCGATCTGCTCCTTGTCGCTCGGCTTGGTCCGGACCGATTCGACGGCCCGGATCTGGAACTCGCGGCCGCTCGAGCCGGATTTCTGGACCTGGCTCTTGCCCAGGCCGACCGTCTGGAGGAGGTCCCGGATATGGCCCTCGTCCGACGGCGTCTTGAGCATGATCCGGAGAAGGGTGCCTTCCCCGAAATCGACGCCGAGCTTGAGGCCCTTGAAGAAGGCGATGTTGATCACGCCGGCCAGGACGATGGCGAAGGCGAGGCCCAGGGCCAGGTACTTGTATTTCAGGAAGCGGATGCTGGGGGTCTTGAAGAGTTGCATGTCAGATACTCAGCTTCTTGGCGGATTTGCGGACCATCAGGTCGAAGAGAAGATGTGAGATGAAGACGGCCGTGAACAGGTTGGCGAGCAGGCTGATCACCAGGGTCACGGCGTAACCCCGGATGGGTCCGGTGCCGAACTGGAACAGGAAGACGGCCGAGATGATGGTCGTCAGGTTGGAGTCGAAGATGGCCGAAAAGGCCCGGGAGAATCCCTGCGTGATGGCGCTGGCCACGCCCTTGCCCACGGCCAGCTCCTCCTTGATGCGCTCGAAGATCAGGACGTTGGCGTCGACCGCCATGCCGATGGACAGGATGATGCCGGCGATGCCGGGCAGGGTCAGGGCGGCCTTGAAGTAGGCCAGCGCCCCGAACAGGATGAGGACGTTGAGGATCAGGGCGATGACCGCATTGGCCCCGGAAAGCTTGTAGAAGACGATCATGAAGGCCATCACGGCGACGATGGCCACCAGCCCGGCCAGAAGGCCCTGGCGGATGGAGTCGGCGCCGAGGGCCGGGCCGATCGTCCTCTCCTCGAGGTACTTGATGCCGGCCGGCAGGGCGCCCGCCCTGAGGATGACGACCAGGTCGTCGGCCTCCTGGGGCGAGAACCGGCCCTGGATGACGCCGCCCTGGGCCCTCGAGATGCGGGCCTCGACGAGCGGGGCCGATTGGACCTTGTTGTCGAGGATGATGGCGATCTGCTTGCCGATGTTGGCCCCGGTGACCTGCTCGAAGCGGGCCCCGCCGTCGGAATTGAGGGAGAAGGAAACGGCCGGGTTGTTCCATTCGTCGGTGACCCGGCGGATCGTCCTCAGGTCCTTGCCCGTGACCACGGCGACCTTGTTGACGAGATAGAAGCCGCCCTGGCCGCGCTTGGGATCGCCCCGGAGGACCTCGGCGTCGTCCGGGACCTGCCCGTTCGTCGCCTGGAGGAGGGTGGCCTCGTCGGGGGCCGGACCGGCCTTGACCAGCTTCCACTCGAGGATGGCCGTGACCTTGATGAGATCCTTGATCCTCTCGGGGTTGTCGACGCCGGGCAGCTCGACGATGATCTTGTCGTTGCCCTGCCGCTGGATGAGGGGCTCGGAGACGCCGAGACCGTTGACGCGGTTGTCGATCGTCTCCTTGGCCTGGACGACCGACATGTCGCGGAGGGCTTGGGCCGCCAGCGGCTTGAGGCTCAGGTTGGCCCGGTCGCCGGTGAAGGAGTAGTCCCAGTCGCGGGAATACTGGTCGAACAGGTCGCGGGTCTTGCCCTCCTGGTCGGCCAGCGTGCCCTGGATCGAGATGCGTCCGAGACCTTCCTTGGCGAACTTCTGGTAGGTGAGGCTGTTCTTCTTGAACAGCTCCTCGAGCCGGGAGATCTCCTGGTCGGTCTCGATGTTGATGGCATCGTCGGTGATGACCTGGAGGCTCAGGTGGATGCCGCCCTTGAGGTCGAGACCGCGATGGATCTTGGTGTCGTTGAAGGGGTAAGCCAGGAAGATCGACAGGCCGATGACCGCCACCGCCAGGACGACCTTCCATTGCAGGTTCTTTTTCATATGACCTTCACTCTCGCGGGGATATTCGAGGCCGGGGAGGGGAGGCGGCCCCTCCGCCGGGGCCTCATTCGCCTTCGATCTGGTCCGTGGCGCCGCGGATGACGCCGACGGCGCTCTTGGTGATCTTGATGTTCGTGCCGGAGGAGATCTTCAGCTCGACGACGTTCTTGCTGACGCCCATGACAGTGCCCAGGATGCCGGCCGTGGTGATGATCCGGTCGCCGGGCTTCAGGGCGTCGACCATCTGCATGTGCTTTTTCTGCTTCTTCCTCTGGGGCATGATGATGAGGAGGTAGAAGATGACGAAGACGAGGACGAAGGGCAGCAGGGCGCCGAGCATGTTGGGCTGGGCTGCCTGCGCTGCTCCGGTCTGGCGGGCCAGGTCTGCGACTGCTCCGAAGATCATGTCAGTTCTTCCTTTTGAGAAACGTTGGACATCAAATCCTTCTTCAAGGAGGCGAAGGAGTTAGACGAAATAGAATGGCGTATTTCCCGGAAGATGTCAAGATAGAAATGCAGGTTGTGGATGGTGTTCAGGACGGCCGATGTGATCTCGTTCCGCTCGTAGAGGTGGCGCAGATAGGCCCGGCTGAAATGGCGGCAGGTGTAGCAGCCGCAGGCCTTGTCCAGCGGCCGCTCGTCCCGGGCGTACTTGAGGTTCTTGATGGCGATCCGTCCCTGGCGCGTGAACAGGGTGCCGTTGCGGGCGTTGCGGGTCGGCAGGACGCAGTCGAAGAGGTCGATGCCGCGGGCTACGGCCTCGACGACATCCTCGACGTAGCCCATGCCCATGAGGTATCGCGGCCGGTCGGCGGGCAGGAGGCCGTGGCCGAGCTCGAGCGTCTCGAAGAGCCGGGTCTTGGGCTCGCCGATGCCCAGCCCGCCGTAGGCGTAGCCTTGGAAATCCTGTTCCAGGAGGCCCTCGATCGACCGCGTCCTCAGGTCGGCGTGGACGCCGCCCTGGCTGATCCCCCAGAGCTGCTGCCGGGTCTCGTGTTCGGCGAAGCGGGCCTTGGAGCGGCGGGCCCACAGGCCGGTCAGGCGGACCGACTCGCGGAGGGCCTCGTCGGCATAGGGGTAGGCCGGGAAATGGTCCAGGCACATCAGGATGTCGGTCCCCAGGCGGAGCTGGAGATCGACGACGTCCTCGGGCCTGAGGAAGATCCTGGAGCCGTCGAGGTGGGAGGCGAAGCTGACGCCCTCGTCCGACAGGCGGACCAGGGGCGACAGGCTGTAGATCTGGAAGCCGCCGCTGTCGGTCAGGATGGGCCTGGGCCAGGACATGAAGCGGTGGAGGCCGCCCAGGGCCTCGACGGCGTCCACGCCCGGCCGGAGGAACAGGTGGTAGGAGTTGACCAGAAGGACCTGGGCCCCCAGGGCCTCGACCTGGGCGTGGGTCAGGCCCTTGACCGTGCCCTGGCTGGCCACCGGCATGAAGGCCGGCGTCTCGATCGAGCCGTGCGGGGTCTCGAGAAGGCCGGTCCGGGCCGCCGAGCCGGGATCCTGAGCCGTCAGACGGAAGGCGGCGCTCATGCGGCGAACCGGAAGTAGATGACGTCGCCGTCCCGCACGACGTAGTCCTTGCCCTCGAGCCGGATGGCCCCGGCCTCCTTGGCCTGTTGCAGGGTCCCGTGGCGGAGGAGCTCCCCGGCGGAGACGACTTCGGCCCGGATGAAGCCGCGGGCGATGTCCGAGTGGATGGCCGCGGCGGCTTCGGCGGCCGGCGCGTCGCGCCTCACGGTCCAGGCCCGGACCTCGTCCTTGCCCACGGTGAAGAACGAGATGCGGTCGAGGAAGGCGGCGGCCCGGCCGGTGAAGAGCGGGGCGCTCATCCCGTCCAGGCCGTATTCGGCCATGAAGGCCGTCCGTTCGCCGGGCTCGAGTTCGGCCAGGTCCGATTCGATGCGGCCGCAGAAGGCCAGGACCCGGCGTTCCGCGCCGACGGGGAAGAGGGCCTCGGGCGTCCGGATCCGGGCCAGGTCCTTTTCGTCGATGTTTATGAAATGGAGGAGCGGCTTCAGCGTCAGGAAGGCGAAGCTGCGGATGAGCCTCTCTTCGGCCGGCGCGAGCGCCAGGCCGCGCAGGCACCGGCCCGCCTCGAGCTCGGGGCGCAGCCGCAGGAGCAGGTCCCGTTCCTTCTCGCCCTCGGGGTCCTTCATCTTCTTGAGGTCCTTGTCCAGGCGCTCGAGCCGGGAGTCGGCCAGGACGAGATCGGCCAGGACGAGCTCGTCCTCCATGGCCCGGATTTCTGCGACGGGGTCCAGACGGCCCCGCGCCGGCGGGATGTCCTCGTGGCCGAAGGCCCGGACGACGTGGACGAGGCCGTCGGCTTTCCGCAGGTGGCCGAGGAAGAGGCTGGTCTTGACCTCGCCGAAGGAGATGCCGACGAGGTCGGTCAGGTCGAGGGAGGCGGCGACCTTCTTCCTGTCGGGGTAGGCCGCGGCGATGCGGTCCAGGCGCGGATCGGGCAGGGGCACGGCCCGGACGTTCGGCTCCCGCTTGCCGTCGTCGTAGGCATGGACGGCGGCCCGGGTCCCGGCCAGGAGGTTGAACAGGGTCGTCTTGCCCGCCTTGGGATAGCCGAACAGGGTGACGTTCACGCGACTAGTAAACCCGGAATGGCAGGGGGTGTCAAGGCGCGAGACCGACGGCCGGGCGCGCGGAACGTTCTTGATGTCCCCGCCGTTTTCCTTTATATTAGGCTTTAATCATCGTGAGGGACATGAGCAACGAAGCGAAAGACAGGAAGCCGAGGGACAAGAGCGTTTTCCGCGAGTATTTCGAGCTCATCGCCGAGACGGCGGTCTTCGTCTTCTTCGTCATGACCTTCGTCGTCCAGGCCTTCCAGATCCCCACCGGGTCCATGGAGCCGACCCTCCTCGTCGGCGATTTCCTCCTGGTCAACAAGCTGGCCTACACCCGGCCCGTCCTGCCGATCGAAGGCGCGATCCTGCCCCGCAAGCCGATCGAACGGGGCAACATCGTCGTCTTCAAGTATCCCAAGGACCTGACCAAGGATTTCGTCAAGCGGGTCATCGGCCTGCCGGGGGAAAAGATAGAGGTCAGGGACAAGCAGGTCTATGTCAACGACAAGCCCCTCGACGAGGCCTACAAGGTCCACATCGACAGCCACATCAATTCCAAGAACGACTTCTACAACTACGACGAGATCATCCGCGATAATTACGGTCCGGTCACCGTGCCGCCGGACCAGCTGTTCGTCATGGGCGACAACCGCGACAACAGCATGGACAGCCGTTACTGGGGCTTCGTGCCCCTGGACTCGATCAAGGGGCGGCCCTGGGTCATCTATTTCTCCTACAGGGCGGAGCGGGACTCTTGGCAGAAAACGGGCTTCCGCGACCGCCTCAGGAAGCTGGTCAGCTTCATCCCCAAGGCCCGCTGGGGCCGCATGCTCCGCATCATCAACTAGGCCTCGGCCGGCCGGGGTGTCCTCGGGGATGGTCTCCGCTCGCCGGGCTGATCTTTCACGCCGTTCCGCACGCCGGACCCGTCGCCAAAAAAACCCGCTCGGCTTGCGCTGAACCTCGCTCAGACACGTTTTGGCGGTTTCCAGGGAAACTGCCCCCGCCCGGCTCCGGCTCCGGAACGGCTAGATCAGCTCTTATGCTCGCTTCGACGATCCCCTCGGACCCCGAAGCGCCGGCTTCCCTTTTTCGAGGTCCGGCGGATCGGTTCACGGCCGCGGGGGAAGCCGCCGATGATGACGGGATGTCGCTCCGGGTTGACGGGCCTTGGGGGAAACGCCTAACATGGGGCCGGCATGAAGAAAGCGGAGCTGGTGACCGGCCGGGAGTGCCTCGACGGCACGGTCGACGAGATCGTCTTCTACAATCCCGACAACGGCTACACGGTGGCCAAGTTCTCGACCGATGACGGCGAGCCGCTGACCATCGTCGGCTCGTTCCCGCCGCTCTCGCCGGGCGAGGTCCTGAGCATCCGCGGCGGCTGGGAGCTCAACCCGCGCTTCGGGCGGCAATTCAAGGTCGACCACTTCACCATGACCCTGCCGGCCTCGGCCAAGGGCATCGAGAAGTTCCTGGCTTCGGGGCTGGTCAAGGGCATCGGCCCCGTCCTGGCCGGGCGCATCGTCGCCGCCTTCGGGGCCGGGACCATCGATATCCTGACCCGCGATCCGGAACGCCTCCGCGAGGTCGGGGGCGTCGGCGCGGTCAAGCTCAGGGAGATCCGCCGCTCCTGGGCCGAGCACCAGGACATCCGGGACCTGATCATGTTCCTCCAGGAACACGGCGTCTCGACCAGCCTGGCCACCAAGATCCACCGCCAGTACGGCGACCGGTCCTTCACGGTCCTCCGGGCCAATCCCTACCAGCTCAGCTTCGACATCTGGGGCGTCGGCTTCAAGACGGCCGACCAGCTGGCCCTCAAGCTGGGCCTGGACCCGGCCTCGCCCGAGCGGGTCAAAGCCTACATCCTCTATATGCTCGAAAAGGACAACGAGCAGGGCCACGTCTACTCGGCCGCGGCCGAGGTCGGGGAGAGGTGCGCCGCGGACCTCGCCGTGCCCTCCGAGAAATGCGAGCAGGCCCTGGCCGGGCTCATCAAGGGCGGGCAGGTCGTCGCCGAGAACGGGGCCGGCGGCACGGCCCTCTACCTGCCGTTCTTCCACCAGGCCCAGAACGAGGTCGCCCGGGCCATCCACAAGCTGGCCGGCTTCCCCTGCCAAGCCCCCGGCTTCGATCTCGACCAGGCCGTGGCCGCGACCGAGCGGGACCTCGGCCTGGCCTTCTCGCCGCTCCAGCGCCGGGCCATCCGCGAATCATTCGAGCGCAAGATCCTGGTCATCACCGGCGGCCCGGGCACGGGCAAGACGACCATCATCCGGGCCATCACCGACATCTATCGCAAGTGGGGCAAAGAGGTCATCCTGGCCGCGCCGACCGGCCGGGCCGCCAAGCGGCTGGCCGAGGCCACCGGCCTGGACGCCCGGACCATCCACCGCGTCCTCGAGTTCCAGCCGAAGAAAGGGACCTTCAAGCGCAACGCGGCGAACCCCCTGCGCGGCGAGGCCCTGGTCGTCGACGAGTTCTCGATGGTCGACCTGCCGCTGATGTTCCACCTGCTCCAGGCTGTCCCGCCGTTCATGAGGCTGGTCGTCGTTGGCGACAAGGACCAGCTGCCTTCGGTCGGCCCCGGCAACCTGCTCCACGACATCATCGAGTCGGGCACGGTCGACGTCGTCCGGCTCGACGAGATCTTCCGCCAGGAGAAGGAGAGCCTCATCGTCGCCAACGCCCACCGGATCAACCAGGGCCTCGCGCTCCTTCGCCCGGAGAAGGACGACCGGGACGCCGACTTCTACTTCATCCGCCAGGACGACGAGAAGAAGGCCTTCCAGGCCATCGTCAAGATGTGCGCGAGTAGCGTGCCGCGCAAGCTCGGCCTGAGCCCGCTCTCGCCCCAGATCCAGGTCATCAGCCCGATGTACAAGGGGATGGTCGGCGTCGACAACCTCAACGCCGAGCTCCAGGCCAGGCTCAATCCCGGCGGGGAAGGGCTGCAGGCCGGGGCCCGCACGTTCAAGGCGCGGGACAAGGTCATGCAGGTCCGCAACGACTACGACAAGGACGTCTTCAACGGCGACATCGGCTCGGTCGTCCACGCCGACAGGGCCAAGTATCGCCTCTACGTCGATTATGACGGCCGGACGGTCTGCTACGAGAAGGACGAGCTGAACGACATCACCCTGGCCTACGCCGTGTCGGTCCACAAGGCCCAGGGCAGCGAGTACCAGGCCGTCATCATGCCCCTCATGACCCAGCACTTCATCATGCTCCAGCGCAACCTCTTCTACACGGCGCTGACCCGGGCCAAGAAGCTGGGCGTGGTCATCGGCTCGTACAAGGCCCTCTGGATCGCCGTCAAGAACGACAAGCCGGTCAAGAGGAACTCGCGGCTGAAGGACAAGCTGGCGGCGCTGGGGACGCCGCGTTGACTCGACGTCCCGTTCAGATATAATAAGGCCGTTCCCAGATCCCCGAGTTCGTGAAAGGACGCCCCTGCGATGGCCGGACCGGCGCCGGGTCCGGGAGACATGTCCTGACGGAGAACTGAAAGGAGAGGTCATGGATAAGTACGAATGCACGGCCTGCGGCTATATCTACGATCCCGCCGTCGGGGACCCGGACCATGGCATCCCCCCCGGGACGAGCTTCGAGTCCCTCCCGGACAGCTGGGTCTGCCCGCAATGCGGGGTCCCCAAGGACCTCTTCCAGAAGCTCGCCTGAGCCGCCGGGAGCCTGAGCCGCCGTGAGGATCGTCGTCGTCGGAGGCGGGCTGGCCGGCACCATGGCCGGCAAGACCGTCCGTGAGCTCGACCCCGAGGCCGAGATCGAGATCATCGGCGAAGAACGTTATCCCTACTACCCGCGGCCCAACCTGATCGAGTACGTGGCCGGGCGGCTGCCGCGCGACCAGATGTTCGCGTTTCCCGAGGGCTGGGCAGGGCGGCAGAGGATCGCCCTGAGGCTCGGCGAAAAGGTCGTCCGCGTCCGGCCGGCCGAACGGCGGGTCGAAACCTCGTCCGGCGCCGAGCTCGGCTATGACGCGCTCCTCCTGGCCACCGGCGCCCGGGCCGCCGTTCCGCCCGTGCCCGGCATCGACCGGAAAGGCGTCTTTGTCCTGAGGACTCTCGACGACGCCGAGGCCCTGATCGGGCGCCTCGCCTCGCCGCGGCGGGTGGCCGTCCTCGGCGGCGGGCTGCTCGGCCTGGAGATCGCCCGGGCCATCCGAAGCCGTGCGACGCCGTCCGAGGTCGAGGTGATCGAGTTCTTCGACCGCCTGCTGCCCCGCCAGCTCGACACGGCCGCCGCCGCCCTGCTCAAAGCGCACTTCGAGAAGGCCGGCATCGCCGTCCGGCTCTCCGCCGCGGCGACCGAGATCCTCGGCGGCGAGGAAGCGCGGGGCGTGGCCTTCAGGTCCGGCGGCGTCGCCGGGGCCGACACGATCGTCGTCGCCGCCGGCATCAAGCCCGAGACCCGCGTCGCGGCGGAAGCCGGCCTCCGGGTCGGACGGGGCATCATCGTCGACGACCGCCTGAGGACCTCGGCGCCCGCAGTTTTCGCGGCCGGGGACGCGGCCGAGCACCGCGGCCGGATCCACGGCCTCATCCCGGCCGCCTTCGAGCAGGCCCGCGCCGCCGCCTACAACATCGTCGGCCAGGACAAGGCCTACCCGGGCACGATCGCGGGCAGCACCCTCAAGGTCGCCGGGGTGTCCCTGACCTCGGTCGGGGAGATCGACGCGGAGGGGCCCGGCTACGAATCGCACGTCCGTTCGGTCCCCGAAGAGGGGCTGTATAAAAAGATCGTCTTGCACAAGGGCCGGCTGGCGGGCGCGATCTGGATGGGCACGAAGAAAGGGGCGGCCGAGATCACCCGCCTGGTCGCCCTTCACAAGGATGTCGGGGAGTTCAAGGACGCCCTGCTCGCCGACGATTTCGATTTCTCGGAGCTCGCATGAAAACAAGAACCGTCGTCCTCGCGGCCGCGCTCGTCGCGGCCCTGGCCCGGCCGGGCCTCGGCCAGACCGCCGTTCAGACCCAGACCCAGACCCAGGCCGCCGCCCGGACCCAGGTCGGGGGCTATATGTCGCTCGAGTACATCAAGGGCCAGCCCGAGAGCGGCTTTCACCACGGAGCGATCGAGAACCTCCTGGCCGGCGTCCTGGCCGGCGGACAGATCGGGCAGAAGTTCGGATTCGCGGCCGAGGTCCAGGCCCGCGGCGTCGACACGTTCAGCCTGAACCAGGCCTGGGCCGGGTTCCTGCCGTCGCAGGCCTTCGCCGTCCGGGCCGGCCTCTACCTCGTGCCTTTCGGCGCCTGGAACACGGCCAGCCGGCCCTACGAAACGGTCCTCATCCGCACGCCCCTCGACCTGGAGTTCCTCTACCCGTCGAGCTGGCGCGACCTGGGCGTCCTGGTCCAGGGCCAGATCGGCGTCGTCAGCTACGCCGGCTACATCGGCAACGGCCTGGCCGAGACGGCCGGCGACACGACGCTGGCCTATATCCAGCAGTTCCACGACAACAACCAGGACATGGCCAAGGGCGGCCGCATCGGGTTAGTCGCCGGCCAGGCCATCCAGGGCGGCGTCTCCTACTACTCGGGCAAGTATGACGACCAGAACATGCGCGACCTGACCCTGGAGGGCGCCGACTTCTCCTGGGTGACCGATCAATGGGAGGTCCACGGCGAATACGCCAAGGCCCTGGTCGAGAACCCGCAGCCCTACCCGCGCGGCGAGACCGAGGGTTGGCACGTCTGGGCCTGCATGAGCTTCAAGAGCCTCCAGCCGGTCGGCAGCTTCCAGAAGGTCCGGATGACGGACGTTTACCACGACGGCGGCGTCGATCTCGACCGGAGCCGCTGGAGCGCGGGGCTGCGCTACGTCCTGAGCCAGACGCTCTTCGTCAAGTTCGAATACGACTGGAACAAAGAGAAGGGGACCCAGCTCAAGAACAATCAATGGCAGGTCCAGCTGGGGCTGAGCTTCTGAGCCCGGCGGGCCTTCCCAGCAAAGGATAGCATCGACATGGCCAATCTGCTCGTTCTCGGAACTCAATGGGGCGACGAAGGCAAGGGCAAGATCGTCGACCTCCTGACGCCCGCCTTCGACGTCGTGGCCCGCTACCAGGGCGGACACAACGCCGGCCACACCGTCTGGGTGCGCGGCCGCAAGATCGTCCTCCATCTCATCCCCTCCGGCATCCTCCATCCCGGGACGCTCTGCGTCATCGGCAACGGCCTGGTGGTCGCTCCCGCCGCTTTCTTCAAGGAGATCGGCGACCTCGAGGCCCAGGGGGTCGCCGCCGGCCCGGACCGCATCGCCGTCAGCCGCGGCGCCCACCTGATCATGCCCTGGCACCCGATGTCCGAGCGCGTCTCCGAGGACCGGCGCGGCGCGAAGAAGATCGGCACGACCTGCCGCGGCATCGGCCCGGCCTACGAGGACAAGGCGGCCCGGATCGGCGTGAGGGCCGGGGACCTGGCCGACCCGAAGGTCCTGCGCGAGAAGATCGCCGACGCCGCCGCGGCCAAGGGCCCGGCGTTCAAGGCCTTCGGCCTGCCGCCCCTGGACGTCGAGGCCATCTGCCGGGAGTACGCGGGCTGGGCGGAGAAGCTAGGGCCGTACCTCCGCGACGTCTCGCTGCTCCTCGACGAGCGCATGAAGCTCGGCCAGAACGTGCTCTTTGAGGGGGCCCAGGGCGCCCTGCTCGACCTCGACCA
This genomic window from Acidobacteriota bacterium contains:
- the secF gene encoding protein translocase subunit SecF, with the protein product MQLFKTPSIRFLKYKYLALGLAFAIVLAGVINIAFFKGLKLGVDFGEGTLLRIMLKTPSDEGHIRDLLQTVGLGKSQVQKSGSSGREFQIRAVESVRTKPSDKEQIEAHEALADKIIAALKGDDGTAERARGLVDLNGIDERSLTALLESAFPGSGPEAARAIIAQRNTAGIVADFRELDGLGLKPEVRSYIQDKTYLGKMTTLSRETVGPQAGSDLRRKAVLATIWSLMGMLVYIALRFKVANGVAAIFTLAQDVLITMSIYSFTSREINLPIIAGILTIVGFSINDTIVIFDRVRENQKLMRGKPLEDVMNISINQCLGRTIITSGTVFLTVMALFLFGGEVINDFAFLMLIGTIEGVYSTVYMSCPVVLFWQSWFGSKNARRR
- the secD gene encoding protein translocase subunit SecD translates to MKKNLQWKVVLAVAVIGLSIFLAYPFNDTKIHRGLDLKGGIHLSLQVITDDAINIETDQEISRLEELFKKNSLTYQKFAKEGLGRISIQGTLADQEGKTRDLFDQYSRDWDYSFTGDRANLSLKPLAAQALRDMSVVQAKETIDNRVNGLGVSEPLIQRQGNDKIIVELPGVDNPERIKDLIKVTAILEWKLVKAGPAPDEATLLQATNGQVPDDAEVLRGDPKRGQGGFYLVNKVAVVTGKDLRTIRRVTDEWNNPAVSFSLNSDGGARFEQVTGANIGKQIAIILDNKVQSAPLVEARISRAQGGVIQGRFSPQEADDLVVILRAGALPAGIKYLEERTIGPALGADSIRQGLLAGLVAIVAVMAFMIVFYKLSGANAVIALILNVLILFGALAYFKAALTLPGIAGIILSIGMAVDANVLIFERIKEELAVGKGVASAITQGFSRAFSAIFDSNLTTIISAVFLFQFGTGPIRGYAVTLVISLLANLFTAVFISHLLFDLMVRKSAKKLSI
- the yajC gene encoding preprotein translocase subunit YajC; this encodes MIFGAVADLARQTGAAQAAQPNMLGALLPFVLVFVIFYLLIIMPQRKKQKKHMQMVDALKPGDRIITTAGILGTVMGVSKNVVELKISSGTNIKITKSAVGVIRGATDQIEGE
- the tgt gene encoding tRNA guanosine(34) transglycosylase Tgt, translating into MSAAFRLTAQDPGSAARTGLLETPHGSIETPAFMPVASQGTVKGLTHAQVEALGAQVLLVNSYHLFLRPGVDAVEALGGLHRFMSWPRPILTDSGGFQIYSLSPLVRLSDEGVSFASHLDGSRIFLRPEDVVDLQLRLGTDILMCLDHFPAYPYADEALRESVRLTGLWARRSKARFAEHETRQQLWGISQGGVHADLRTRSIEGLLEQDFQGYAYGGLGIGEPKTRLFETLELGHGLLPADRPRYLMGMGYVEDVVEAVARGIDLFDCVLPTRNARNGTLFTRQGRIAIKNLKYARDERPLDKACGCYTCRHFSRAYLRHLYERNEITSAVLNTIHNLHFYLDIFREIRHSISSNSFASLKKDLMSNVSQKEELT
- a CDS encoding DUF933 domain-containing protein; translation: MNVTLFGYPKAGKTTLFNLLAGTRAAVHAYDDGKREPNVRAVPLPDPRLDRIAAAYPDRKKVAASLDLTDLVGISFGEVKTSLFLGHLRKADGLVHVVRAFGHEDIPPARGRLDPVAEIRAMEDELVLADLVLADSRLERLDKDLKKMKDPEGEKERDLLLRLRPELEAGRCLRGLALAPAEERLIRSFAFLTLKPLLHFINIDEKDLARIRTPEALFPVGAERRVLAFCGRIESDLAELEPGERTAFMAEYGLDGMSAPLFTGRAAAFLDRISFFTVGKDEVRAWTVRRDAPAAEAAAAIHSDIARGFIRAEVVSAGELLRHGTLQQAKEAGAIRLEGKDYVVRDGDVIYFRFAA
- the lepB gene encoding signal peptidase I yields the protein MSNEAKDRKPRDKSVFREYFELIAETAVFVFFVMTFVVQAFQIPTGSMEPTLLVGDFLLVNKLAYTRPVLPIEGAILPRKPIERGNIVVFKYPKDLTKDFVKRVIGLPGEKIEVRDKQVYVNDKPLDEAYKVHIDSHINSKNDFYNYDEIIRDNYGPVTVPPDQLFVMGDNRDNSMDSRYWGFVPLDSIKGRPWVIYFSYRAERDSWQKTGFRDRLRKLVSFIPKARWGRMLRIIN
- a CDS encoding ATP-dependent RecD-like DNA helicase, whose amino-acid sequence is MKKAELVTGRECLDGTVDEIVFYNPDNGYTVAKFSTDDGEPLTIVGSFPPLSPGEVLSIRGGWELNPRFGRQFKVDHFTMTLPASAKGIEKFLASGLVKGIGPVLAGRIVAAFGAGTIDILTRDPERLREVGGVGAVKLREIRRSWAEHQDIRDLIMFLQEHGVSTSLATKIHRQYGDRSFTVLRANPYQLSFDIWGVGFKTADQLALKLGLDPASPERVKAYILYMLEKDNEQGHVYSAAAEVGERCAADLAVPSEKCEQALAGLIKGGQVVAENGAGGTALYLPFFHQAQNEVARAIHKLAGFPCQAPGFDLDQAVAATERDLGLAFSPLQRRAIRESFERKILVITGGPGTGKTTIIRAITDIYRKWGKEVILAAPTGRAAKRLAEATGLDARTIHRVLEFQPKKGTFKRNAANPLRGEALVVDEFSMVDLPLMFHLLQAVPPFMRLVVVGDKDQLPSVGPGNLLHDIIESGTVDVVRLDEIFRQEKESLIVANAHRINQGLALLRPEKDDRDADFYFIRQDDEKKAFQAIVKMCASSVPRKLGLSPLSPQIQVISPMYKGMVGVDNLNAELQARLNPGGEGLQAGARTFKARDKVMQVRNDYDKDVFNGDIGSVVHADRAKYRLYVDYDGRTVCYEKDELNDITLAYAVSVHKAQGSEYQAVIMPLMTQHFIMLQRNLFYTALTRAKKLGVVIGSYKALWIAVKNDKPVKRNSRLKDKLAALGTPR
- the rd gene encoding rubredoxin, with the translated sequence MDKYECTACGYIYDPAVGDPDHGIPPGTSFESLPDSWVCPQCGVPKDLFQKLA